The following are encoded together in the Hemicordylus capensis ecotype Gifberg chromosome 4, rHemCap1.1.pri, whole genome shotgun sequence genome:
- the ZMAT2 gene encoding zinc finger matrin-type protein 2 produces the protein MASGSGAKNLDFRRKWDKDEYEKLAEKRLTEEREKKDGKPVQPVKRELLRHRDYKVDLESKLGKTIVITKTTPQSEMGGYYCNVCDCVVKDSINFLDHINGKKHQRNLGMSMRVERSTLDQVKKRFEVNKKKMEEKQKDYDFEERMKELREEEEKAKAYKKEKQREKKRRAEEDLTFEEDDEMAAVMGFSGFGSTKKSH, from the exons ATGGCGTCGGGCAGTGGG GCTAAAAACCTGGATTTCCGCCGGAAGTGGGACAAAGATGAATATGAGAAGCTTGCAGAGAAACGGCtcacagaggagagagaaaagaaagatg GCAAACCAGTACAGCCTGTCAAGCGTGAGCTTCTTCGTCACCGAGACTATAAGGTGGACCTGGAATCCAAACTGGGGAAAACGATTGTTATTACCAAAACGACTCCCCAGTCTGAGATGGGAGG GTATTATTGTAATGTCTGTGATTGTGTAGTGAAAGATTCCATCAACTTTTTGGATCATATCAATGGCAAAAAAC ATCAGAGGAATCTGGGCATGTCCATGAGAGTGGAGCGCTCCACTCTGGATCAAGTGAAGAAACGCTTTGAAGTGAACAAGAAGAAaatggaggagaagcagaaggaTTATGACTTTGAAGAGAGGATGAAGGAGCTCAGAGAAGAG GAGGAAAAGGCCAAAGCCTACAAAAAGGAGAAacagagggagaagaaaaggagggCTGAGGAAGACTTGACATTTGAGGAGGACGATGAAATGGCCGCTGTGATGGGTTTCTCTGGCTTTGGCTCGACCAAGAAGAGCCACTAA